The Candidatus Poribacteria bacterium genome includes a window with the following:
- a CDS encoding PspA/IM30 family protein — protein sequence MKSIKIAGKKFKLASRLTRLYAFFIDVALIGAAQSVLAFFLSLVAVLFLHQNSWSIGIGFIPFVALFSLALWIFGLFFMDGFRKGQGIGKKLLSLQVLRLKDGKPCTFKDAFLRRFAGLLQPFDLLWFLGKKQQRLGDKFAETVVVEFEPEPEQLEAETEDPEQVLENAMVEMKNRLTEASEKVDASIGVEKQFQDAYEGAVLQADRWQDRAVISLKAGREDLAREDLEKRNEYRRLADDYKTQWEEQKQIVRSLSDLLEHLQQKMTEAQGQKTAIVAKHRNVDAETHLREMLKEIQDSKAFETLAKMEQDATEAATLAKAAAEVDVEYQDTELAREFAGYAEEASLDKDLAELKAKVQ from the coding sequence ATGAAGTCTATCAAAATTGCAGGAAAAAAATTCAAATTAGCATCCCGCCTGACACGGTTATATGCTTTCTTCATAGATGTCGCACTGATTGGTGCCGCACAATCAGTTTTAGCATTTTTTCTTTCGTTGGTAGCAGTCCTGTTTCTCCATCAAAACTCTTGGTCAATTGGAATTGGATTCATCCCCTTTGTCGCTCTGTTCAGTCTTGCTTTGTGGATATTCGGTCTGTTTTTTATGGATGGCTTCAGAAAGGGGCAGGGCATAGGAAAGAAGTTGTTGTCGCTACAAGTACTTCGTTTGAAAGATGGCAAACCGTGTACTTTCAAAGACGCTTTTCTTCGCCGTTTCGCGGGTCTCCTGCAACCCTTTGACTTACTCTGGTTCCTTGGTAAAAAACAGCAACGCCTTGGAGATAAGTTCGCAGAGACGGTTGTTGTGGAATTTGAACCGGAACCGGAACAGCTTGAAGCTGAAACCGAAGACCCAGAGCAGGTTTTAGAGAATGCCATGGTTGAAATGAAAAACCGTCTCACAGAGGCGAGCGAGAAGGTTGATGCCTCTATTGGGGTTGAAAAACAGTTTCAAGATGCTTACGAAGGCGCGGTTCTGCAAGCGGATCGGTGGCAAGACCGCGCTGTTATCTCTCTGAAAGCAGGACGTGAGGATTTGGCACGCGAAGATTTGGAAAAACGGAATGAATACCGGCGACTGGCAGACGACTATAAAACGCAGTGGGAAGAACAGAAACAGATCGTCCGATCACTGAGCGATCTCTTGGAGCATCTCCAACAGAAGATGACGGAGGCACAAGGTCAAAAAACGGCGATCGTCGCGAAACACAGAAACGTTGATGCGGAAACCCATTTGCGAGAGATGCTGAAAGAGATACAAGACAGTAAGGCATTTGAGACGCTGGCAAAGATGGAGCAGGACGCGACGGAGGCAGCCACTTTGGCGAAAGCTGCAGCTGAGGTAGATGTTGAATACCAAGATACGGAATTAGCGCGTGAATTCGCGGGTTACGCTGAAGAAGCATCACTCGACAAGGACCTTGCTGAATTAAAAGCAAAAGTTCAGTAG
- a CDS encoding Gfo/Idh/MocA family oxidoreductase, giving the protein MNAMTNNLPLSTPLDIRLGLTNASDVAFPLRWGILGAGRISGMWVEALHACKGATVTAVAAREIDRAKEFAKQYGVPTAYGDYREMVAADDVDIIYIGTINRLHKEHTLLAIAAGKHVLCEKPFAENISEAREMYAAAEEKGVMLQDGVWTRFFPAVEHARTEIENGTIGEVVLVQSDFFDPIYTIQAVPLGFGAAAVPTAIVATGRYARGAIVEFGEDKCAVLTFPPRNSELPEVTELVGTKGRITLERPAHCPTRLSIRIPPPNGVPSQYRTENAPAPLHTFEYPLPRTVRMRNASPNQHGFLYQAEAIHRCLAAGLHQCPQYGKEESLHAMHLLTEIYKANPPIPRR; this is encoded by the coding sequence ATGAATGCTATGACAAACAACCTACCCCTCTCAACACCATTAGACATTCGTCTCGGTCTCACAAATGCAAGTGATGTCGCGTTCCCTTTACGTTGGGGCATTCTCGGTGCTGGTAGAATCTCAGGGATGTGGGTAGAGGCTTTACACGCCTGCAAAGGCGCGACTGTAACCGCTGTCGCAGCGCGCGAAATAGACCGCGCAAAAGAATTTGCAAAACAATACGGGGTCCCTACCGCCTACGGCGATTACCGAGAAATGGTAGCAGCTGATGATGTAGACATTATATACATTGGAACGATCAACAGATTGCACAAGGAACACACGCTGCTTGCGATTGCAGCAGGTAAACATGTCCTATGTGAAAAACCGTTTGCCGAGAATATCTCTGAAGCGCGGGAAATGTACGCTGCCGCTGAAGAGAAAGGCGTGATGCTGCAGGATGGTGTCTGGACCCGCTTCTTCCCGGCGGTGGAACACGCTCGAACCGAGATTGAGAATGGTACTATCGGTGAAGTCGTCCTCGTCCAGTCAGATTTTTTCGACCCGATTTATACGATCCAAGCTGTCCCACTCGGCTTCGGCGCGGCTGCTGTACCGACAGCAATCGTTGCGACAGGTAGATATGCGCGTGGTGCGATTGTAGAATTTGGTGAAGATAAGTGCGCAGTGCTGACATTTCCACCCCGGAACTCAGAGTTACCAGAGGTGACAGAGCTCGTCGGCACAAAAGGACGCATTACGCTCGAACGTCCGGCACACTGTCCGACGCGTCTCTCTATCCGAATCCCGCCACCAAATGGCGTGCCTTCTCAGTACAGAACAGAAAATGCCCCTGCTCCACTCCACACCTTCGAGTATCCGTTACCGAGGACAGTGCGCATGCGAAATGCCTCCCCAAATCAACACGGTTTCTTGTACCAAGCCGAAGCGATTCACCGCTGCCTTGCTGCAGGTCTGCATCAGTGTCCACAATACGGCAAAGAAGAATCGTTACACGCCATGCATCTGTTAACGGAGATTTACAAGGCAAACCCACCTATACCGCGGCGTTAG
- a CDS encoding Gfo/Idh/MocA family oxidoreductase encodes MRTVKLGLIGAGGIAQAHCGTLADIKGAEIIAAADLVPANLERAKERWGIKRTFNDYNEMLKMDEIEAVYVCTPTGVHAAPTVAALNAGKHVFCEKPMEATLDAAASMWHAAKENDKILMVGLKLRYSPQVIKAKEIVDAGTLGDIYYVETVADRRRGNPGGSFIRKATAGLGASADIGVYALDTALYLMGHPKPVAVSGITSNYLSLHNTWNPALKETEVEDFGVGWVVFENGARMVFKTCWCMNMDSLGGTIFLGKKAGLRLGIGEVRGPEEGVRVYGDKDGEIFDQEFTNFESVSVFHEEDSAFIDAVREGKPSPIDPYGVMLTNVIIQGVIDSSNAGGREVAVTVPTL; translated from the coding sequence ATGAGAACAGTTAAATTAGGATTGATTGGGGCGGGTGGTATTGCCCAGGCGCACTGCGGCACACTTGCAGATATCAAAGGTGCTGAAATTATTGCCGCCGCCGACCTTGTCCCTGCAAACCTGGAGCGCGCAAAAGAACGGTGGGGTATCAAACGCACGTTCAACGATTATAACGAGATGCTCAAAATGGACGAGATTGAGGCGGTCTACGTCTGCACTCCAACAGGTGTACACGCTGCACCAACAGTGGCTGCGCTGAACGCAGGCAAACACGTTTTCTGTGAGAAGCCGATGGAGGCGACGTTGGACGCTGCCGCTTCAATGTGGCATGCCGCAAAAGAAAACGATAAAATATTGATGGTCGGTTTGAAACTCCGTTATTCGCCACAGGTAATCAAGGCAAAAGAGATCGTTGATGCTGGCACGCTCGGCGATATCTACTACGTTGAGACCGTCGCGGATCGGCGGCGCGGGAACCCCGGTGGTAGTTTTATCCGAAAGGCGACAGCGGGTTTAGGCGCGTCTGCGGACATCGGTGTGTATGCGCTTGATACTGCTCTCTATCTGATGGGACACCCGAAACCTGTCGCAGTCTCTGGTATCACCTCTAACTACCTGAGTCTGCACAATACATGGAACCCTGCTCTTAAAGAGACTGAGGTCGAAGATTTTGGTGTCGGTTGGGTGGTCTTCGAGAACGGGGCGCGTATGGTATTCAAGACGTGCTGGTGCATGAACATGGATTCACTCGGCGGGACGATTTTCCTCGGCAAAAAAGCGGGATTACGTCTCGGTATTGGCGAAGTCCGTGGCCCAGAGGAAGGCGTACGCGTCTATGGCGATAAAGACGGTGAGATTTTTGATCAAGAGTTCACTAATTTTGAATCGGTAAGTGTATTCCACGAAGAAGATTCGGCGTTTATTGACGCTGTCCGTGAAGGAAAACCTTCGCCGATTGATCCGTACGGCGTTATGCTTACCAACGTTATCATCCAAGGCGTTATTGATTCTTCAAATGCAGGCGGACGCGAAGTCGCGGTGACAGTGCCAACACTGTAG
- a CDS encoding PspA/IM30 family protein: MKFIEVAGKKLKLGSRFARLFAFLIDGMLVAGVLSILAFLFDAMGSGIGPSLIRIGLLSALLWTLGPKTKVDEDVFPLVQMSIIGLFGPWLNYSLDTLLWGSAAIGAAILLFMDGFGDGQGPGKKLLSLQVLRLKNGKPCSFKDSFVRRLTSIFQPLDSFWTFGKQRQRMGDKLAETVVVKLDPVPEVLETETEDPEKILENAIVEMTNRLSDARQKVDASVGVEKLFKNAYEGAIAQAENWQERAIINLKAGREDLAREDLGKRNEYQRLADQYKKQGEEQEQVVQTLSDLLEHLQQKTMEAEGQKATVVAQHRNIDAEVHLREMLKEIENNQAFETLANMEKKATEAATLAKAAAETDVAYQNAALEREFSGYAEEASLDKDLTELKAKL; this comes from the coding sequence ATGAAGTTTATTGAGGTTGCGGGTAAAAAACTCAAATTGGGATCACGATTTGCGCGGTTATTTGCGTTTCTTATAGATGGAATGCTCGTAGCAGGTGTGCTGTCAATTTTGGCTTTTCTGTTTGATGCAATGGGTTCCGGTATTGGCCCGAGTCTTATTCGGATTGGATTGCTCAGTGCATTGCTGTGGACCCTGGGTCCTAAAACTAAAGTAGATGAAGATGTATTCCCTCTCGTGCAAATGTCTATAATTGGTCTTTTCGGACCGTGGCTGAACTATAGTTTAGACACTCTACTCTGGGGCAGTGCAGCAATAGGGGCAGCTATTCTGCTTTTTATGGATGGCTTCGGTGATGGGCAAGGTCCCGGCAAGAAGCTGCTGTCCCTACAAGTGCTTCGATTGAAAAATGGTAAACCCTGCTCCTTTAAAGATTCTTTTGTTCGCCGTCTGACCAGCATCTTTCAACCCCTGGATTCCTTCTGGACTTTTGGCAAACAACGGCAGCGGATGGGAGATAAGTTAGCGGAGACGGTTGTGGTAAAGCTTGATCCAGTGCCAGAAGTTTTGGAAACCGAAACCGAAGATCCTGAGAAAATTTTAGAGAACGCTATCGTTGAGATGACAAACCGGCTTTCAGATGCACGCCAGAAAGTTGATGCCTCTGTAGGTGTTGAAAAACTGTTTAAGAATGCTTATGAAGGTGCTATCGCCCAAGCGGAAAACTGGCAAGAGCGTGCTATTATTAACCTCAAGGCGGGACGAGAGGATTTGGCAAGGGAAGACCTCGGAAAACGTAACGAATACCAGCGATTGGCAGACCAGTACAAAAAGCAAGGGGAAGAACAGGAACAGGTTGTCCAAACTCTTAGCGACCTCCTTGAGCATCTCCAGCAGAAAACCATGGAAGCGGAAGGGCAAAAGGCGACTGTCGTCGCACAACACAGAAATATCGATGCCGAAGTGCATCTCCGCGAGATGCTGAAAGAGATAGAAAACAATCAAGCATTTGAGACACTTGCGAATATGGAGAAAAAAGCGACGGAGGCAGCCACTTTGGCAAAGGCGGCTGCTGAAACCGATGTCGCATATCAAAATGCGGCACTGGAGCGTGAATTTTCGGGTTATGCCGAAGAAGCGTCGCTTGATAAAGACCTCACTGAATTGAAAGCCAAATTATAG
- a CDS encoding alcohol dehydrogenase catalytic domain-containing protein, translated as MKAAQFYGGKDIRVETVPDPTPEEGQVLVQVEASGICGSDLHGYHHPPEKPLSPRIGGHELAGLIIDTGKDVTEYDKGARVAVEPISPCNNCPECYNGYYNICGNLRHGGGGFAEFMVARMANVYSLPESVSPEGGALAEVYAVAVHAVNRAMVSPGDRVAIIGSGPVGLTIAQVADVAGATSIAMLGKPDGPIQIAYDAVGAVPINVDKTDAVEAIKDWSDGRGADVVFEAVGGTANTLEQATEIAAKRGRVCMVGGHRTPLTFSERFARSRELTVIWSFCYGRRGGKTEFQVAIDLLAAGKLDPTPLVTHRFDLDDINEAFAVAAGRDEHGSVKVLVMPNN; from the coding sequence GTGAAAGCTGCACAATTTTACGGTGGAAAAGACATAAGGGTTGAAACGGTACCAGACCCTACACCCGAAGAAGGGCAAGTCCTGGTCCAAGTAGAAGCATCAGGGATCTGTGGCAGTGATCTGCACGGGTACCATCACCCACCAGAAAAGCCTTTATCCCCACGCATTGGCGGACATGAATTGGCAGGACTTATTATTGATACGGGCAAAGATGTTACGGAATATGACAAGGGCGCGCGTGTGGCGGTTGAACCGATTAGCCCGTGTAACAATTGCCCGGAATGCTATAACGGCTACTATAATATCTGCGGAAATTTACGGCACGGTGGCGGCGGTTTCGCAGAGTTTATGGTCGCACGGATGGCAAACGTATATTCATTGCCGGAAAGCGTCTCTCCTGAAGGTGGCGCATTGGCAGAAGTCTACGCAGTGGCGGTACATGCTGTCAACAGAGCAATGGTATCACCCGGCGATCGCGTCGCTATTATCGGTAGTGGTCCCGTGGGATTGACAATTGCGCAGGTAGCAGATGTCGCAGGCGCGACCTCTATCGCTATGTTAGGAAAGCCGGATGGACCGATACAGATTGCCTACGATGCGGTGGGTGCTGTGCCCATCAATGTAGATAAAACAGACGCTGTAGAGGCTATCAAGGACTGGAGCGACGGACGCGGGGCTGATGTCGTTTTTGAAGCAGTCGGTGGCACAGCGAACACATTGGAACAAGCGACAGAGATTGCAGCGAAACGCGGACGTGTCTGTATGGTCGGTGGACACCGAACACCGCTCACTTTTTCAGAGCGATTCGCACGGAGCCGAGAGCTGACAGTCATCTGGTCCTTCTGTTACGGCAGGCGCGGTGGGAAAACCGAATTCCAAGTCGCTATTGATCTACTCGCCGCTGGTAAACTTGATCCGACCCCGCTCGTCACGCACCGGTTTGACTTAGACGATATTAACGAGGCATTCGCTGTCGCTGCAGGGCGCGATGAACACGGATCTGTCAAAGTTCTCGTGATGCCCAACAATTAA
- a CDS encoding DUF433 domain-containing protein, with product MQKLDRITFNPQVMGGKPCIRGMRVTVGMIVGLVASGCSNAEILDAYPYLEEEDIRQSLSYAAWRVQEIEVPLDIYENTD from the coding sequence ATGCAAAAACTTGACAGGATAACATTCAATCCACAAGTCATGGGTGGCAAGCCTTGTATCCGTGGGATGCGGGTCACTGTTGGGATGATAGTTGGTTTGGTTGCCTCTGGTTGTTCCAATGCCGAGATTTTGGATGCCTACCCCTATTTGGAAGAGGAAGATATTCGTCAGTCCCTTTCTTATGCTGCGTGGCGAGTTCAAGAGATTGAAGTGCCACTGGATATCTATGAAAATACTGATTGA
- a CDS encoding PspA/IM30 family protein, translating into MSIIKVAGKKFQLASRWARLGAFLLDVGFLGLCQAILILSGFVLFEIFDSFRSFHDASNMTSVSVGTLSFILWGFGLFFMDGVKKGGGFGKRLLSLQTTRLEDGEPANFKDAFVRRFAGIFQPVDWLFATGKEKQRMGDKLAKTVVVKLDTKQVEFVTEDETESAVKNRAATTDLEKVLGDVIHEITNRFSEAKQKVDASIGIEKQFQNAHEGAIAQAARCEERAAIALQAGREDLAREDLAQRNEYRRLASSYKSQWNEQKRVVTHLTTLFETLQQKTEETERKRDQVIAQHTNVDAHEHLHQALTELQDSKAFEILRQVEQNVTEAAALARAASEVDVAFKDVKLHREFSNYAEDASIDKDLAELKAKL; encoded by the coding sequence ATGTCCATTATTAAGGTTGCAGGAAAAAAGTTTCAATTGGCATCCCGATGGGCGCGACTGGGCGCGTTTTTATTAGACGTAGGGTTTTTGGGTCTCTGCCAAGCCATTTTGATTCTTAGCGGTTTTGTGCTATTTGAGATTTTTGATAGTTTTAGAAGTTTTCATGACGCATCAAACATGACCTCGGTTAGTGTCGGGACTCTAAGTTTTATTCTGTGGGGATTCGGTCTGTTTTTCATGGATGGTGTGAAAAAAGGGGGTGGGTTTGGAAAGCGGCTTTTATCTCTACAGACAACCCGTTTAGAGGATGGAGAACCGGCGAATTTTAAAGATGCCTTCGTTCGTCGTTTTGCGGGCATATTCCAACCCGTTGACTGGCTGTTTGCCACCGGAAAAGAGAAACAGCGGATGGGCGATAAACTTGCCAAGACCGTTGTTGTTAAGTTAGACACAAAACAGGTTGAATTTGTGACTGAAGATGAAACTGAGTCTGCGGTTAAAAATAGAGCCGCAACAACCGATCTGGAAAAGGTATTAGGCGATGTCATCCATGAAATCACAAATCGGTTTTCGGAAGCAAAACAGAAGGTTGATGCCTCCATTGGCATTGAAAAACAGTTTCAAAACGCGCACGAGGGAGCGATTGCACAGGCAGCACGGTGTGAGGAACGAGCAGCCATTGCTCTTCAAGCCGGACGAGAGGATCTCGCACGGGAAGATTTGGCACAACGGAATGAATACCGACGACTCGCAAGCAGCTATAAATCCCAATGGAATGAACAGAAACGGGTTGTGACACATCTTACAACGCTCTTTGAAACGCTGCAGCAAAAAACCGAGGAGACAGAAAGAAAAAGGGATCAGGTCATCGCACAGCACACAAATGTTGATGCTCACGAACATCTGCATCAAGCGTTGACAGAACTCCAAGATAGCAAAGCTTTCGAGATTCTGAGGCAAGTAGAGCAAAACGTCACCGAAGCTGCCGCCTTAGCACGCGCGGCTTCTGAGGTGGACGTAGCGTTCAAAGATGTGAAACTGCATCGTGAATTCTCAAACTATGCAGAAGACGCATCCATTGACAAAGACCTCGCCGAATTAAAGGCGAAATTATAA
- a CDS encoding sulfatase: MNKPNIIYIHSHDTGRYVQPYGHAIPTPNIQKLAEEGVVFRNSFCANPTCSPSRAALLTGQWAHSCGMGGLANRGWSLPVPEHLITYTLNQAGYTTALAGFQHVVRDLKETGYQRLLSQGTVRAGAEERARDFIAEKHDAPFFLDVGFGETHRRAKGFDPPPEGEPKTDPRYVKPPAPFPDTPVTRQDMAEYIDAARTLDRKMSVVFDALEENGIAENTLVICTTDHGLAFPRMKCHLSDHGIGVMLIVRGPGGFDGGQVVDGLVSQIDLFPTICELAGIDAPAWLQGTSLLPLVRGEADDIRDAIFAEVNYHCCYEPQRAVRTKRWKYIRRYDNAEKWALPNCDDSISKTFMMEHGWGDDPVESERLYDVVFDASEAHNLAEDPNYADVLVEMRDRLEQWRAETDDPVSENQIMVPPETAVLNDPTDVSPGDKHYPAREMV, from the coding sequence ATGAACAAACCAAATATAATCTATATCCACTCACACGACACGGGACGGTATGTGCAACCTTACGGGCATGCGATTCCGACACCGAATATACAGAAACTCGCGGAAGAGGGTGTCGTGTTCCGAAACTCGTTTTGTGCAAACCCGACCTGTTCGCCATCGCGAGCGGCACTCCTCACGGGACAGTGGGCACATAGCTGCGGTATGGGCGGATTGGCAAACCGCGGTTGGAGTCTTCCGGTACCGGAGCACCTCATAACCTACACCTTGAATCAAGCCGGCTACACCACCGCCTTGGCAGGATTCCAGCACGTCGTGCGAGATTTAAAAGAGACAGGTTACCAACGACTTTTATCTCAAGGCACCGTGCGCGCAGGTGCCGAAGAACGCGCACGCGACTTCATCGCTGAGAAACATGATGCGCCCTTCTTCTTAGATGTCGGGTTTGGTGAGACACATCGCCGAGCGAAAGGGTTTGATCCGCCACCAGAGGGCGAACCGAAGACGGATCCGCGCTATGTCAAACCGCCAGCACCGTTCCCTGATACGCCTGTAACCCGACAAGATATGGCAGAATACATAGATGCAGCCCGGACGCTTGATAGGAAAATGAGTGTGGTTTTTGACGCACTTGAGGAAAACGGAATCGCTGAAAACACGCTCGTGATATGCACGACTGACCACGGACTCGCCTTCCCCCGAATGAAATGCCATCTCAGTGATCACGGTATCGGTGTGATGCTCATCGTCCGCGGTCCCGGCGGTTTTGATGGTGGGCAAGTCGTGGATGGTCTGGTTAGTCAAATTGATCTGTTCCCCACTATTTGCGAATTGGCAGGTATTGATGCGCCTGCGTGGCTGCAAGGCACTTCCCTTCTACCGTTAGTTCGCGGCGAAGCGGACGATATTCGTGACGCTATTTTTGCTGAAGTCAACTATCACTGCTGTTATGAACCGCAGCGTGCTGTCCGGACCAAGCGGTGGAAATACATCCGACGCTATGACAATGCGGAAAAGTGGGCATTGCCGAACTGTGACGATAGCATCAGCAAAACCTTTATGATGGAGCACGGTTGGGGTGATGATCCGGTTGAATCGGAGCGGTTGTACGATGTCGTGTTTGATGCGTCAGAGGCGCATAACCTTGCAGAGGATCCCAATTATGCGGATGTCCTGGTAGAGATGCGAGACCGTTTAGAGCAGTGGCGCGCAGAGACGGATGACCCGGTGAGCGAGAACCAGATTATGGTGCCGCCAGAGACGGCTGTGCTGAACGATCCGACAGACGTGTCACCGGGTGATAAGCACTATCCGGCGCGCGAAATGGTGTAG
- a CDS encoding ThuA domain-containing protein: protein METLKLLIFVGTEGIYHDHAGNGQFLTSMLNNTDTIEADFSQDYNVLADGLEGYDTVLFYTDVGELTAAQENGLLNYIRTGGGFFGLHTAAASFREAEGYHGMLNGFFDGHSPYMDFTVNVGDPNHPITEGLSDFEATDELYYLKHNPDTSHHLMHAYDETKDETHVMAFHHTYGEGRVFYFALGHDMAVLENQSFQTVIRRGALWAGNRL from the coding sequence ATGGAGACTCTTAAATTACTTATATTTGTCGGAACCGAAGGAATATACCACGATCATGCCGGAAACGGGCAGTTCCTGACATCTATGCTGAACAACACCGACACCATTGAAGCCGATTTCTCACAGGACTACAATGTGCTCGCAGATGGACTTGAAGGATATGACACTGTGCTTTTCTACACCGATGTTGGGGAACTCACAGCCGCACAAGAGAATGGGCTGCTCAACTATATCCGAACAGGCGGTGGATTCTTTGGACTACATACCGCGGCCGCTTCGTTCAGGGAAGCAGAAGGCTACCACGGTATGCTCAACGGGTTCTTCGACGGGCACAGTCCGTATATGGACTTCACCGTTAATGTCGGCGATCCGAATCATCCGATTACTGAAGGTTTATCTGATTTTGAGGCGACAGATGAACTCTACTACCTGAAGCATAATCCTGATACATCACACCATCTGATGCACGCCTACGATGAGACGAAAGATGAAACGCACGTCATGGCGTTTCACCATACCTACGGTGAGGGTAGGGTCTTCTACTTCGCGCTCGGGCACGATATGGCAGTACTTGAGAATCAGAGTTTTCAGACGGTCATCCGCCGAGGCGCGCTATGGGCAGGCAATCGGCTTTAG
- a CDS encoding DUF5615 family PIN-like protein, protein MKILIDMNLSMKWVPVFEQHGWHAVHWQDIGEPHASDNTIMAWARENDYVVFTQDLDFGILLATTYAQKPSVIQARVQNALPWNLGPALIDILHQHESVLERGALLTITEDRTRVRILPFEADDV, encoded by the coding sequence ATGAAAATACTGATTGATATGAACCTTTCTATGAAATGGGTTCCCGTTTTTGAACAACACGGATGGCACGCAGTACACTGGCAGGATATAGGGGAACCGCACGCGTCAGATAACACCATTATGGCTTGGGCCCGTGAAAATGATTATGTCGTGTTTACGCAAGATCTTGATTTTGGAATACTACTTGCAACTACCTACGCTCAAAAACCTAGTGTGATTCAAGCCCGCGTTCAGAATGCTCTACCGTGGAACCTGGGCCCCGCGTTAATAGATATTCTTCATCAACACGAATCAGTCCTAGAAAGGGGAGCGTTACTTACTATCACTGAAGACCGCACACGGGTACGTATCCTCCCCTTTGAGGCGGACGACGTATAG
- a CDS encoding arylsulfatase, giving the protein MDTHTSPNIVFIMADDMGYGDVGCYNPDSKIPTPNMDKLAQEGIRFTDAHSPSAVCTPTRYGVLTGRYCWRSRLKHGVLYGYEPPLIEPERLTVAGLLKDAGYNTACVGKWHLGLGFSTMQGYDFDFNAPLPWSNAGRELEEHIDFTAPLTGGPVDIGFDYFYGNSGCPTCQPPYGFIENDTFVEIPSVYHEVPEFTSRPGMMTPGWAHKDADPIIAEKAVEYIEEQADADVPFFLYLTPSAPHEPCTEAVVPDFARGRSSAGPRGDMVWLVDWMVGEVMDALERTGKTDETLIFVTSDNGALPGDRIQGANSPMPYHLYDHKSCGDWRGYKAHIWEGGHREPLIARWPGVVAPNTETDTLTCLTDLMATCAAIVGTEVPDDAGQDSCNILPALLGEKIESPLREAIVHHSSTGVFSIRHGDWKLILGTQGSGGWPPPRDGGPQPDTPGQLYHIYDDPGETNNVWEMYPEIVERLTALLERFQQEGHSRM; this is encoded by the coding sequence ATGGACACACATACTTCTCCAAACATTGTCTTTATCATGGCAGACGATATGGGATACGGTGATGTCGGCTGCTATAACCCAGACTCGAAGATTCCGACTCCAAATATGGATAAACTCGCGCAGGAAGGTATCCGCTTTACGGATGCACATTCTCCGTCCGCTGTCTGTACACCGACACGATATGGCGTTCTAACAGGTCGATATTGTTGGCGGAGCCGTCTTAAGCACGGCGTGCTTTACGGGTACGAACCGCCGCTTATTGAACCCGAACGCTTGACAGTCGCTGGATTACTGAAAGACGCGGGTTACAACACCGCCTGCGTCGGCAAATGGCATCTCGGACTCGGGTTTTCGACGATGCAAGGGTACGACTTCGATTTCAATGCCCCACTGCCGTGGTCAAATGCCGGACGTGAACTCGAAGAGCATATTGATTTCACTGCACCACTCACGGGTGGTCCTGTGGATATTGGGTTTGACTATTTTTACGGGAATTCCGGCTGCCCGACCTGCCAACCGCCTTACGGTTTTATTGAAAACGACACATTTGTCGAAATTCCGAGCGTCTATCATGAAGTACCAGAGTTTACAAGCCGTCCCGGTATGATGACACCAGGGTGGGCGCACAAAGATGCGGATCCTATTATAGCAGAGAAAGCCGTCGAATATATTGAAGAACAAGCCGATGCGGATGTCCCTTTCTTCCTCTATCTGACCCCTTCCGCACCGCATGAACCTTGTACAGAGGCTGTTGTACCAGACTTCGCACGTGGACGGAGCAGTGCTGGTCCCCGTGGTGATATGGTATGGCTTGTGGATTGGATGGTGGGTGAAGTCATGGATGCGTTAGAACGCACCGGCAAAACCGATGAGACGCTCATCTTTGTCACGAGTGATAATGGCGCACTGCCCGGTGACAGGATTCAGGGAGCTAACAGCCCAATGCCGTATCATCTCTACGATCATAAATCTTGCGGTGACTGGCGTGGTTACAAGGCACATATCTGGGAGGGTGGTCATCGCGAACCCTTGATTGCGCGTTGGCCCGGTGTCGTCGCACCGAATACCGAAACCGATACGTTAACCTGTCTCACCGATCTGATGGCGACTTGCGCAGCTATTGTCGGGACAGAAGTGCCAGACGACGCAGGACAGGACAGTTGCAACATTTTGCCCGCGTTACTGGGTGAAAAGATAGAAAGCCCATTGCGGGAAGCTATTGTGCATCATTCCAGCACAGGTGTTTTCTCTATCCGGCACGGTGATTGGAAATTGATCTTGGGAACACAAGGTTCCGGTGGCTGGCCCCCACCTCGCGATGGCGGTCCCCAACCGGATACGCCGGGGCAACTGTATCATATCTACGACGATCCGGGTGAAACGAATAACGTATGGGAAATGTATCCAGAAATTGTGGAACGCCTGACAGCGTTGCTGGAGAGATTTCAGCAGGAGGGGCACAGTCGGATGTGA